The following proteins are co-located in the Pararhizobium capsulatum DSM 1112 genome:
- a CDS encoding GXGXG domain-containing protein: MRVFDLATTPLRELNSALHTIAPGANDTNFEVVNPRGSHSVAVGIDQPVTVEVRGSVGYYCAGMNDGGAVTVHGSAGPGVAENMMSGTVVIEGDASQYAGATGRGGLLVIKGNAASRCGISMKGINIVVHGNIGHMSAFMGQSGHLVVLGNAGDALGDSLYEAKLFVRGEVKSLGADCIQKEMKPKHLKLLAELLEKAGVTDVSPEEFKRYGSARTLYNFNIDNADAY; the protein is encoded by the coding sequence ATGCGCGTATTCGACCTTGCCACAACGCCGCTGCGCGAACTGAACAGCGCCCTGCACACCATCGCCCCCGGCGCCAATGACACGAATTTCGAGGTCGTCAATCCGCGCGGCAGCCATTCCGTCGCCGTCGGCATTGACCAACCGGTCACCGTCGAAGTGCGCGGCAGCGTCGGCTACTATTGTGCCGGCATGAACGATGGCGGCGCCGTCACCGTCCATGGCTCGGCAGGCCCGGGTGTCGCGGAAAACATGATGTCGGGAACGGTCGTCATCGAGGGTGACGCCAGCCAGTACGCCGGGGCGACGGGCCGCGGCGGCCTGCTGGTCATCAAGGGCAACGCCGCCTCGCGCTGCGGCATTTCGATGAAGGGCATCAATATCGTCGTTCACGGCAATATCGGCCACATGTCAGCCTTCATGGGCCAGTCGGGCCATCTGGTGGTGCTTGGCAATGCCGGCGATGCGCTGGGAGATTCTCTCTATGAGGCGAAGCTGTTCGTGCGCGGCGAAGTTAAGAGCCTCGGCGCCGACTGCATCCAGAAGGAAATGAAGCCAAAGCATTTGAAGCTGCTTGCCGAGCTTCTGGAAAAAGCCGGCGTCACGGATGTCTCGCCGGAAGAATTCAA
- a CDS encoding class II glutamine amidotransferase, with protein sequence MCGIVGLFLKDKSLEPQLGAMLSDMLVIMTDRGPDSAGIAIYGAPSDGRAKITVQSADPKQDFAGLEALLKPVDPSVAVELKSTHAVIETNADKSQAVRELLAQERPEIRVMGSGDSVEIYKEVGLPKDVVSRFGIRKMAGTHGIGHTRMATESAVTTLGAHPFSTGADQCLVHNGSLSNHNNLRRELVREGMTFETQNDSEVAAAYLTAEMAKGKDLGQALTSALDDLDGFFTFVVGTKSGFGVVRDPIACKPAVMAETDQYIAFGSEYRALVNLPGIENARVWEPEPATVYFWDHEKAA encoded by the coding sequence ATGTGCGGAATTGTCGGATTGTTTTTGAAGGACAAGAGCCTGGAACCGCAACTGGGTGCCATGCTGTCCGATATGCTGGTCATCATGACCGACCGCGGGCCGGATAGCGCCGGCATCGCCATCTACGGCGCGCCCTCGGATGGCCGCGCCAAAATCACCGTTCAATCGGCCGACCCCAAACAGGATTTTGCCGGGCTCGAAGCGCTGCTGAAGCCGGTCGATCCAAGCGTCGCCGTCGAGCTGAAAAGCACCCATGCCGTTATCGAAACCAATGCGGACAAGTCTCAAGCAGTGCGCGAGCTACTCGCCCAGGAGCGACCGGAAATCCGGGTCATGGGCTCGGGCGACAGCGTCGAGATCTATAAGGAAGTCGGGCTGCCGAAAGATGTCGTCTCCCGTTTCGGCATTCGCAAGATGGCGGGCACCCATGGCATCGGCCATACCCGCATGGCAACGGAATCAGCCGTCACCACGCTTGGCGCCCATCCGTTCTCGACCGGCGCTGACCAGTGCCTGGTGCATAACGGCTCCCTCTCCAACCACAACAACCTGCGCCGCGAGCTGGTGCGCGAAGGCATGACCTTCGAGACCCAGAACGATAGCGAAGTCGCCGCCGCTTATCTGACAGCCGAGATGGCCAAGGGCAAGGATCTGGGACAGGCGCTGACCAGCGCGCTCGATGATCTCGACGGTTTCTTCACCTTCGTTGTCGGCACCAAGTCCGGCTTCGGCGTGGTGCGCGATCCGATCGCCTGCAAGCCGGCCGTGATGGCCGAAACCGATCAGTACATCGCCTTCGGCTCCGAGTACCGAGCGCTCGTCAACCTGCCGGGGATCGAAAATGCGCGCGTCTGGGAGCCGGAGCCGGCCACCGTCTATTTCTGGGATCATGAGAAGGCGGCCTAA
- a CDS encoding GlxA family transcriptional regulator, whose protein sequence is MTSDDLKNLQKIGFILIPGFALMSYASAVEPLRAANLLAGRNIYALSAHVIEGNASMTSSGIPVPAAPLPGRGSGFHTIFVCAGGTPVDWNVPAVLTCLRQLARDGVRIGGISGGPYLMAAAGLLEDRDFTIHWEHASALVEAFPGLAPRQARYVLDGNRITCGGGVAPLDMMHALIADRMGSDFARRVSDWYLHTHVESSGAPQRASLAERYGVNHPGLLTVLEKMEATIEAPIDRQAMAKLAGVSPRHLDRLFSGQMGSSFLLEYRKLRLDHARRLLQQSPLSISEIAFATGFSSAGHFSRSYRGAFGEPPRAHRQSGSSERS, encoded by the coding sequence ATGACCTCAGATGATCTGAAAAACCTCCAGAAGATCGGCTTTATCCTCATCCCGGGATTTGCACTGATGTCCTATGCCTCGGCGGTGGAGCCGCTGCGCGCCGCGAATCTTCTTGCCGGCCGCAATATTTATGCGCTTTCGGCGCATGTCATCGAGGGCAATGCCAGCATGACGTCTTCCGGTATTCCCGTCCCCGCCGCGCCGCTACCCGGCCGCGGGTCCGGTTTCCATACCATCTTCGTCTGCGCCGGCGGCACGCCGGTCGACTGGAACGTTCCGGCCGTCCTGACCTGCCTGCGCCAACTTGCCCGCGACGGCGTGCGCATCGGTGGCATTTCCGGCGGTCCTTATCTGATGGCGGCGGCGGGCTTGCTGGAGGATCGCGACTTCACCATCCACTGGGAGCACGCTTCGGCGCTGGTGGAAGCCTTTCCCGGCCTTGCGCCCCGTCAGGCGCGGTACGTCCTTGATGGCAATCGCATCACCTGCGGCGGCGGCGTGGCGCCGCTCGACATGATGCACGCGCTGATCGCCGACCGCATGGGCTCGGACTTCGCCCGCAGGGTCAGCGACTGGTATCTTCATACCCATGTCGAAAGCTCCGGCGCGCCCCAGCGGGCCTCGCTGGCGGAACGCTACGGGGTCAACCATCCAGGCCTGCTGACGGTGCTTGAGAAAATGGAGGCGACGATCGAAGCGCCGATCGATCGACAGGCCATGGCCAAACTGGCCGGCGTTTCGCCACGCCATCTCGATCGCCTCTTTTCCGGCCAGATGGGCTCGTCCTTCCTACTCGAGTATCGCAAACTGCGGCTCGATCATGCCCGGCGGCTGCTGCAGCAAAGCCCGCTTTCCATCTCGGAAATTGCCTTTGCTACCGGATTTTCCAGCGCCGGACATTTTTCGCGGAGCTACCGCGGGGCTTTTGGAGAACCCCCGCGTGCGCACCGGCAATCGGGCAGTTCCGAGCGATCCTGA